One Molothrus aeneus isolate 106 unplaced genomic scaffold, BPBGC_Maene_1.0 scaffold_19a, whole genome shotgun sequence genomic window carries:
- the LOC136569694 gene encoding serine/threonine-protein kinase pim-1-like, with the protein PLPGRAMPPARPRPWAGLPRARPRPSRRGLASARLWPYWRWRCWAGISAWCGGGIAALCLRLARARPRPRLRLLPGPAEDTGGAAAAAASAVASPARAPALGSAAAGPEPPVPRCEERRPGHGRPGAAEGRSGAVAGPGPSADSRVPPAAKAHEALQERYRLGSLLGRGGFGSVFAATRLSDGAPVAIKRVPRNCVRHWGELPDGSRAPLEIVLLAKVSTGFPGVVQLLEWLELPKDIVMVLEQPECCQDLQRFIGARRFLPEEVAWELFHQVLEAVRHCTSCGVLHRDIKPENILLDLATRQAKLIDFGCGTYLQDTAYAHFAGTPSYSPPEWNDFGWYHGEAATIWSLGILLHQMVCGEHPFRRGRNLSWGQLPLPQGLSQECKDLIRWCLSVNSLDRPTLEDLFCDPWVQDIPLL; encoded by the exons cccctgccgggccgggccatgcccccggcccgcccccggccctgggcggggctgccccgtgcccggccccgcccgtcCCGCCGCGGTCTCGCCTCCGCCCGGCTCTGGCCGTACTGGCGGTGGCGCTGCTGGGCGGGCATCAGTGCCTGGTGCGGGGGCGGCATCGCCGCCCTTTGCCTCCGCCTggcccgagcccggccccggccccggctccggcTCCTCCCGGGGCCCGCGGAGGACACAGGCGGcgcggccgctgccgccgcctccGCTGTGGCTTCCCCGGCCCGAGCTCCGGCGCTCGGCAGCgcggccgccggccccgagccTCCCGTGCCGCGTTGCGAGGAGCGAAGGCCTGGGCATGGCCGGCCCGGGGCGGCTGAGGGGCGCTCGGGGGCCGTTGCTGGCCCCGGGCCAAGCGCTGACAGCCGCGTCCCACCCGCAGCGAAGGCGCACGAGGCCCTGCAGGAGCGCTACCGCCTGGGTTCGCTGCTGGGGCGGGGAGGATTCGGAAGCGTCTTCGCGGCCACGCGGCTCTCGGACGGCGCCCCG GTGGCCATCAAGAGGGTGCCACGGAACTGCGTCCGGCACTGGGGCGAGCTG cccgaCGGCAGCAGGGCCCCGCTGGAGATcgtgctgctggccaaggtgTCCACTGGCTTCCCTGGTGTGGTCCAGCTGCTGGAGTGGCTCGAGCTCCCCAAAGACATCGTGatggtgctggagcagccagagTGCTGTCAGGACCTGCAGCGTTTCATTGGGGCACGGCGGTTCCTGCCCGAGGAGGTGGCGTGGGAGCTGTTCcaccaggtgctggaggccgtgCGGCACTGCACCAGCTGCGGGGTCCTGCACCGCGACATCAAACCAGAGAACATCCTGCTTGACCTGGCCACCAGGCAGGCCAAACTGATTGACTTTGGCTGTGGCACCTACCTGCAAGACACAGCCTACGCTCACTTTGCAG GAACACCGTCCTACAGTCCCCCGGAATGGAATGACTTTGGCTGGTACCATGGCGAGGCAGCAAcgatctggtccctgggcatcctgctgcacCAGATGGTCTGCGGGGAGCACCCTTTCAGGAGGGGCCGGAACCTCAGCTGGGGCCAGCTCCCGCTGCCACAAGGGCTCTCTCAAG AGTGCAAAGATCTGATCAGGTGGTGTTTATCTGTGAATTCCTTGGACAGACCCACATTAGAAGACCTGTTCTGTGATCCTTGGGTGCAGGATATTCCTCTGCTgtag